Proteins from a single region of Balnearium lithotrophicum:
- a CDS encoding HU family DNA-binding protein: MKELRERAGKRVKKESWVRREVVEAVFEELLKLIVEKVKAGEEIKIKEFGKFYAVERKPRDMVDPKTGKRIGTIGRRKVFVFKPSKKIKVLEEE; encoded by the coding sequence TTGAAGGAACTAAGGGAGAGAGCGGGTAAAAGAGTCAAGAAAGAGAGCTGGGTGAGACGGGAAGTAGTCGAGGCGGTGTTTGAGGAGCTTCTGAAACTGATTGTGGAGAAAGTCAAGGCAGGAGAAGAGATCAAAATCAAGGAATTTGGGAAGTTCTACGCAGTAGAGAGGAAACCGAGAGACATGGTTGACCCGAAAACCGGGAAAAGAATCGGAACGATTGGGAGGAGGAAAGTATTTGTTTTCAAACCATCAAAGAAAATCAAGGTCTTGGAGGAGGAGTAA